One window of the Bombus pyrosoma isolate SC7728 linkage group LG5, ASM1482585v1, whole genome shotgun sequence genome contains the following:
- the LOC122567499 gene encoding lysophospholipase-like protein 1, which yields MAKLPKINVVNASNIHSATLFLFHGSGATGCNFKEWIDILNREELKFPHIKIIYPTAPLQPYTPLHGMRSHVWFDRKSISIEAQEDAESINSMCITIAELIDKEISDGIPNDKIVLAGFSMGGALSMYLSYRYKLSLAGCCAMSSFLNRNSFVYQHLKNNPGIRAPPLLQFHGVDDKLVPIKWGEECYNGLKELGVNNQFVPLNDVDHELSRIEIQAFKEWLLNILPQKLSD from the exons ATGGCTAAGCTACCTAAGATTAACGTTGTAAATGCCAGTAACATCCATAGTGCTACTCTATTCCTTTTTCATGGATCAG GAGCTACTGGGTGTAATTTTAAAGAGTGGATCGATATTCTGAATAGGgaggaattaaaatttccacacataaaaattatttacccTACCGCACCTCTTCAACCTTATACTCCTCTTCATGGGatg CGAAGCCATGTATGGTTCGATCGTAAGAGCATATCTATAGAAGCCCAAGAAGATGCTGAATCAATAAATTCAATGTGTATAACTATTGCAGAACTTatcgataaagaaatttctgatGGTATAccaaatgataaaattgttctTGCTGGTTTTTCAATGGGAGGAGCCCTATCAATGTATTTATCATATAGGTACAAATTATCTTTAGCTGGATGTTGTGCTATGTCTAGCTTTCTTAATAGAAATTCATTTGTATATCAG CATTTGAAAAACAATCCAGGAATACGAGCTCCACCTCTTCTGCAATTTCACGGTGTTGATGATAAGCTCGTCCCAATAAAATGGGGAGAAGAATGCTATAACGGTCTAAAAGAACTTGGTGTTAATAACCAATTTGTACCATTAAATGATGTAGATCACGAATTAAGTAGGATTGAGATACAGGCCTTCAAAGAGTGGCTTTTGAACATTTTACCACAGAAATTATCTGACTAA
- the LOC122567479 gene encoding uncharacterized protein LOC122567479 isoform X1, producing MTITEEMSNSAGLGFGIGLGGGGEGPVLTAAQQRQGVVTFLVMLAVLCFIFAYCCWGAPFCRSLCRRHCCCQLEDPEPDSRFSNNDQTMVATPTIILLPHGRMLVVDGTIFTQFQTDPTGLDLVELGDSVLRAQRNPRGIIRHQLQNSQGSILEMDAETSSKDSLGSVGCFPPPTYESIYGKEESDMPPSYSDILLHRFANLPHEIDMHGYCPDGKEEIEMQSLDGCPHILSNPMNTIAYPYATVTNFSSQSFPRRTVSRNPSIISNPLDSYYVDNELELYRLSQEMVPRVFSNANFETLRTYQDETSFYNVNGNVSERQSDTLSNNGNYCLSDNNIRNNERTIPNNTDQLSRNITSANELMNTRNLVRSMSRSSEESRNNIENSQRDNQETGVVFVRISRSDDCNNSHTSQNWYNDATENDRSRAQANQEDQSSLRNIHSDNGQTDETNHNMESNPIGYYIRNQTTDEAVGRSHRLESEAVYSDEETRNFGALADIRESRV from the exons ATGACAATTACAGAGGAGATGAGCAACAGCGCTGGGTTAGGATTCGGCATCGGTCTCGGCGGCGGCGGCGAAGGTCCAGTCCTCACAGCCGCTCAACAACGCCAGGGAGTAGTCACTTTTTTGGTGATGCTAGCTGTGCTCTGCTTTATATTCGCTTATTGCTGTTGGGGCGCGCCGTTCTGCAGATCATTGTGCAGACGACATTGTTGCTGCCAACTCGAAGACCCAGAGCCAGATTCACGATTTAGCAATAACGATCAAACTATGGTAGCAACACCAACGATTATTCTCTTGCCACATGGTAGGATGCTCGTTGTGGATGGTACGATCTTCACGCAGTTTCAAACCGATCCAACTG GTTTAGATTTGGTGGAACTAGGTGATAGCGTACTACGTGCTCAAAGAAATCCACGAGGCATAATTCGACATCAGCTACAAAACAGCCAAGGTAGTATACTTGAGATGGATGCAGAAACGTCAAGCAAAGATAGTTTAGGATCCGTTGGGTGTTTTCCACCACCAACTTACGAGAGTATTTATGGTAAAGAAGAGTCGGATATGCCGCCATCGTATTCCGATATTTTACTACACAG GTTTGCCAATCTTCCTCATGAGATAGATATGCACGGTTATTGTCCCGATggcaaagaagaaattgaaatgcaAAGCTTAGATGGTTGTCCGCATATACTAAGCAATCCGATGAATACAATAGCATACCCTTATGCGACCGTAACCAATTTCTCGAGTCAAAGCTTTCCACGAAGGACCGTCTCGAGAAATCCATCCATCATTAGCAATCCACTTGATAGCTATTACGTCGATAACGAATTAGAATTATACCGGTTGAGTCAGGAGATGGTACCACGAGTATTTAGTAATGCGAACTTTGAGACTCTTAGAACTTATCAAGATGAAACTTCGTTTTATAACGTGAATGGAAACGTAAGCGAACGACAAAGCGATACGTTGTCgaataatggaaattattgCTTGTCCGATAATAACATTCGAAACAACGAAAGAACGATCCCAAATAATACCGATCAATTATCGAGGAATATAACATCGGCAAATGAGTTAATGAATACAAGAAATCTTGTTCGAAGCATGTCGAGAAGTAGCgaagaaagtagaaataacatagaaaattCACAGAGAGATAACCAAGAGACTGGAGTAGTTTTCGTCCGGATATCACGTTCCGACGATTGCAACAATAGCCACACTTCGCAAAACTGGTATAACGACGCAACTGAAAACGATAGGTCGAGAGCACAAGCAAATCAGGAAGATCAATCTAGTCTAAGAAATATACATTCTGATAATGGCCAGACGGATGAAACCAATCACAATATGGAATCTAATCCGATAggatattatataagaaatcAAACCACTGACGAGGCTGTCGGTAGGTCGCACAGGCTAGAAAGCGAGGCTGTTTATTCTGACGAAGAGACTAGAAATTTTGGAGCATTGGCAGACATTCGCGAAAGTCGGGTATAA
- the LOC122567479 gene encoding uncharacterized protein LOC122567479 isoform X2, which translates to MSNSAGLGFGIGLGGGGEGPVLTAAQQRQGVVTFLVMLAVLCFIFAYCCWGAPFCRSLCRRHCCCQLEDPEPDSRFSNNDQTMVATPTIILLPHGRMLVVDGTIFTQFQTDPTGLDLVELGDSVLRAQRNPRGIIRHQLQNSQGSILEMDAETSSKDSLGSVGCFPPPTYESIYGKEESDMPPSYSDILLHRFANLPHEIDMHGYCPDGKEEIEMQSLDGCPHILSNPMNTIAYPYATVTNFSSQSFPRRTVSRNPSIISNPLDSYYVDNELELYRLSQEMVPRVFSNANFETLRTYQDETSFYNVNGNVSERQSDTLSNNGNYCLSDNNIRNNERTIPNNTDQLSRNITSANELMNTRNLVRSMSRSSEESRNNIENSQRDNQETGVVFVRISRSDDCNNSHTSQNWYNDATENDRSRAQANQEDQSSLRNIHSDNGQTDETNHNMESNPIGYYIRNQTTDEAVGRSHRLESEAVYSDEETRNFGALADIRESRV; encoded by the exons ATGAGCAACAGCGCTGGGTTAGGATTCGGCATCGGTCTCGGCGGCGGCGGCGAAGGTCCAGTCCTCACAGCCGCTCAACAACGCCAGGGAGTAGTCACTTTTTTGGTGATGCTAGCTGTGCTCTGCTTTATATTCGCTTATTGCTGTTGGGGCGCGCCGTTCTGCAGATCATTGTGCAGACGACATTGTTGCTGCCAACTCGAAGACCCAGAGCCAGATTCACGATTTAGCAATAACGATCAAACTATGGTAGCAACACCAACGATTATTCTCTTGCCACATGGTAGGATGCTCGTTGTGGATGGTACGATCTTCACGCAGTTTCAAACCGATCCAACTG GTTTAGATTTGGTGGAACTAGGTGATAGCGTACTACGTGCTCAAAGAAATCCACGAGGCATAATTCGACATCAGCTACAAAACAGCCAAGGTAGTATACTTGAGATGGATGCAGAAACGTCAAGCAAAGATAGTTTAGGATCCGTTGGGTGTTTTCCACCACCAACTTACGAGAGTATTTATGGTAAAGAAGAGTCGGATATGCCGCCATCGTATTCCGATATTTTACTACACAG GTTTGCCAATCTTCCTCATGAGATAGATATGCACGGTTATTGTCCCGATggcaaagaagaaattgaaatgcaAAGCTTAGATGGTTGTCCGCATATACTAAGCAATCCGATGAATACAATAGCATACCCTTATGCGACCGTAACCAATTTCTCGAGTCAAAGCTTTCCACGAAGGACCGTCTCGAGAAATCCATCCATCATTAGCAATCCACTTGATAGCTATTACGTCGATAACGAATTAGAATTATACCGGTTGAGTCAGGAGATGGTACCACGAGTATTTAGTAATGCGAACTTTGAGACTCTTAGAACTTATCAAGATGAAACTTCGTTTTATAACGTGAATGGAAACGTAAGCGAACGACAAAGCGATACGTTGTCgaataatggaaattattgCTTGTCCGATAATAACATTCGAAACAACGAAAGAACGATCCCAAATAATACCGATCAATTATCGAGGAATATAACATCGGCAAATGAGTTAATGAATACAAGAAATCTTGTTCGAAGCATGTCGAGAAGTAGCgaagaaagtagaaataacatagaaaattCACAGAGAGATAACCAAGAGACTGGAGTAGTTTTCGTCCGGATATCACGTTCCGACGATTGCAACAATAGCCACACTTCGCAAAACTGGTATAACGACGCAACTGAAAACGATAGGTCGAGAGCACAAGCAAATCAGGAAGATCAATCTAGTCTAAGAAATATACATTCTGATAATGGCCAGACGGATGAAACCAATCACAATATGGAATCTAATCCGATAggatattatataagaaatcAAACCACTGACGAGGCTGTCGGTAGGTCGCACAGGCTAGAAAGCGAGGCTGTTTATTCTGACGAAGAGACTAGAAATTTTGGAGCATTGGCAGACATTCGCGAAAGTCGGGTATAA
- the LOC122567497 gene encoding RRP15-like protein isoform X2 → MKHIKMHIEEEEFEDDELTDAKSGAGGNPGWADAMQKILHTKKPKRRKTIVLSKAKRLYDVKSEKDKEKLSFEIEKGKREIKTEELEEGDTNVKKPRIKERRKEKNLGIRVKPSITDRERERTLQKIATKGVVQLFNAVKQQQGEINKKLSEAGPLERKRDQVLKNIDKTVFLDVLMGGSKSIPVDNDVKNETQENGKHKKKKEKEIWNVLREDFVMGTKLKDWDREDVDEDSSAPEDVDSDN, encoded by the exons atgaaacatataaaaatgcatatagaagaagaagaatttgaaGATGATGAGCTTACTGATGCAAAAAGTGGAGCTGGTGGAAATCCCGGATGGGCAGATGCTAtgcaaaaaattctacatacAAAAAAGCCAAAACGTAGGAAGACAATAGTTTTATCAAAAGCAAAACGGTTATACGATGTGAAAAGTGAAAAGGATAAAGAAAAGTTGTCATTTGAAATtgagaaagggaaaagggaaataaaaacAGAGGAATTAGAAGAAGGAGACACTAATGTTAAAAAAccacgaataaaagaaagaagaaaagaaaaaaatttaggTATTAGAGTAAAACCAAGCATAACGGACAGGGAGCGTGAAAGGACATTACAAAAGATTGctacaaa aGGTGTAGTACAACTATTCAATGCAGTTAAACAACAGCAAggtgaaattaacaaaaaattatcagAAGCTGGTCCGTTAGAAAGAAAACGCGATCaagtattgaaaaatattgataagaCTGTATTCTTGGATGTTCTTATGGGAGGAAGTAAAAGTATACCAGTAGATAATgatgtaaaaaatgaaacacaagaaaatggaaagcaTAAAAAGAAG aaggagaaggaaattTGGAATGTGCTGAGAGAAGATTTTGTAATGGGAACGAAATTGAAGGATTGGGATCGTGAAGATGTAGATGAAGATTCTTCGGCCCCTGAAGACGTAGATAGTGataattaa
- the LOC122567497 gene encoding RRP15-like protein isoform X1, whose translation MVDWPSINMHVQGGPESEAEELGRPSRRFIKMKHIKMHIEEEEFEDDELTDAKSGAGGNPGWADAMQKILHTKKPKRRKTIVLSKAKRLYDVKSEKDKEKLSFEIEKGKREIKTEELEEGDTNVKKPRIKERRKEKNLGIRVKPSITDRERERTLQKIATKGVVQLFNAVKQQQGEINKKLSEAGPLERKRDQVLKNIDKTVFLDVLMGGSKSIPVDNDVKNETQENGKHKKKKEKEIWNVLREDFVMGTKLKDWDREDVDEDSSAPEDVDSDN comes from the exons ATGGTTGATTGGCCCTCGATTAATATGCATGTACAAGGTGGTCCAG AATCTGAAGCAGAGGAACTAGGAAGGCCAAGcagaagatttataaaaatgaaacatataaaaatgcatatagaagaagaagaatttgaaGATGATGAGCTTACTGATGCAAAAAGTGGAGCTGGTGGAAATCCCGGATGGGCAGATGCTAtgcaaaaaattctacatacAAAAAAGCCAAAACGTAGGAAGACAATAGTTTTATCAAAAGCAAAACGGTTATACGATGTGAAAAGTGAAAAGGATAAAGAAAAGTTGTCATTTGAAATtgagaaagggaaaagggaaataaaaacAGAGGAATTAGAAGAAGGAGACACTAATGTTAAAAAAccacgaataaaagaaagaagaaaagaaaaaaatttaggTATTAGAGTAAAACCAAGCATAACGGACAGGGAGCGTGAAAGGACATTACAAAAGATTGctacaaa aGGTGTAGTACAACTATTCAATGCAGTTAAACAACAGCAAggtgaaattaacaaaaaattatcagAAGCTGGTCCGTTAGAAAGAAAACGCGATCaagtattgaaaaatattgataagaCTGTATTCTTGGATGTTCTTATGGGAGGAAGTAAAAGTATACCAGTAGATAATgatgtaaaaaatgaaacacaagaaaatggaaagcaTAAAAAGAAG aaggagaaggaaattTGGAATGTGCTGAGAGAAGATTTTGTAATGGGAACGAAATTGAAGGATTGGGATCGTGAAGATGTAGATGAAGATTCTTCGGCCCCTGAAGACGTAGATAGTGataattaa
- the LOC122567476 gene encoding ADP-ribosylation factor-binding protein GGA3 isoform X1, with the protein MDVVVTTSLEALIQRVTNPQNQKPDIAATEAFCVMLTKEAEGIQIGTKLLALRIQSSNETEALQALALLDTCMNRCGPSFHAEVGKFRFLNEMIRLVSPKYLGGKTPVMVRQKVLQLLHTWTREYPKELKIKEAYEMLKKQGVIEDDSMSLNNTQEEGLKALKTKSTIFDDEEKSKLLQKLLQSKNPDDLQAANRLIKTMVREDERRVQLNSRRIMELESVHNNAKLLSEMLDSYNCNETSTEDLELMKELYQACERLKPIVLRLANETQDNEGMLSDVLAASDELEQVFEKYTAIIVHGKCVKPKTDSNISPYLLDLSSPMENVPLKSDDVNPMTTNHQSDMEVLGDIFSSLGKSEDSEISSVSDANLLMIESVMQPINVLSKNKKDELINTSEKKIDSKAKALEELNELGESLLKQSLSGIVLNSRVKLGSGSSSHFPNLSDSTSVKNDKLSDIHLKSGDNIPSHDDTNPQTIESNANEKIETNRCNNRSSVWDAASIIPSTENSVSPEPEIKPLTDINISLQDIKPGINPPMTVIEEKNGISVVLHFARDNPRQDVFVVVITTMSKNLKPLTNYLFQAVVPKKCKCRLQPPSGTGLPGHNPFLPPSAITQIMLIANPTKETVSLKFMLSYTMDNETFTEMGEVEKLPFI; encoded by the exons ATGGATGTTGTTGTTACAACAAGTTTAGAAGCCCTGATAC AAAGGGTAACAAATCCCCAAAATCAAAAACCTGATATAGCTGCAACTGAAGCATTCTGTGTGATGCTCACTAAAGAAGCAGAAGGTATTCAAATTGGCACTAAATTATTAGCACTGCGTATTCAATCATCTAACGAGACTGAAGCACTTCAAGCTCTTGCT TTACTAGATACATGTATGAATAGATGTGGGCCATCTTTTCACGCAGAAGTTggtaaatttcgttttttaaatgaaatgattCGTTTAGTTTCACCAAAGTATCTAGGGGGCAAAACGCCAGTCATGGTACGCCAAAAAGTATTACAGTTGTTACATACATGGACAAGGGAGTATccaaaagaattaaaaattaaagaagcctatgaaatgttaaaaaaacaGGGTGTTATAGAA GATGATTCCATGTCTTTAAATAATACTCAAGAGGAAGGATTGAAAGCATTGAAAACTAAGAGTACGATATTTGATGATGAAGAGAAATCTAAATTGCTGCAGAAATTACTGCAAAGTAAAAATCCTGATGATTTACAAGCTGCaaatagattaattaaaactatgGTGAGAGAG GATGAAAGAAGAGTACAATTAAATTCACGTAGGATAATGGAACTAGAATCTGTTCATAACAATGCAAAATTATTGTCAGAAATGTTAGATTCGTATAACTGTAATGAAACTAGTACAGAAGATCTTGaattaatgaaagaattaTATCAGGCTTGTGAACGATTAAAACCAATTGTGCTCAGATTAGCAAATGAAACCCAAGATAACGAAGGAATGCTTA GTGATGTACTTGCTGCAAGTGATGAATTGGAACAAGTATTTGAGAAGTACACTGCTATTATAGTTCATGGTAAATGTGTGAAGCCTAAAACAGACTCCAATATCAGTCCgtatttattagatttatcTTCTCCAATGGAGAATGTTCCTCTTAAAAGTGATGATGTAAACCCAATGACCACAAATCATCAGTCAGATATGGAAGTTTTAGGAGATATCTTCAGTTCACTAGGGAAGTCTGAAGATTCAGAAATCTCTTCAGTTTCTGATGCAAATCTCTTAATGATCGAATCAGTCATGCAGCCAATTAAtgttttatctaaaaataagaaag ATGAATTAATCAACACatctgaaaagaaaattgacaGTAAAGCAAAAGCACTGGAGGAATTGAACGAATTGGGAGAGTCTTTGCTTAAACAAAGCTTATCAGGCATAGTATTGAATTCACGTGTAAAGTTAGGAAG CGGCAGTTCTTCACATTTTCCTAATTTGTCGGATAGTACAAGTGTAAAAAACGACAAACTGTCTGATATTCATCTTAAGTCAGGCGATAACATTCCATCTCACGATGATACAAATCCTCAAACCATCGAATCTAATGCAAATGAGAAGATCGAAACGAACCGATGTAACAATCGATCAAGTGTATGGGATGCTGCTTCAATAATACCGTCGACGGAAAACTCAGTTAGTCCCGAACCGGAGATTAAACCATTGACAGACATTAACATTAGCCTTCAAGATATTAAACCAG GTATTAATCCGCCTATGACAGTAATCGAAGAGAAGAACGGTATATCTGTTGTGCTTCATTTTGCTCGAGACAATCCAAGACAAGATGTGTTTGTCGTAGTGATTACGACAATGAGTAAAAATTTGAAGCCACTTACCAATTACTTGTTTCAAGCAGTGGTGCCAAAa aAATGTAAATGTAGACTACAGCCTCCTTCTGGAACAGGATTGCCTGGTCATAATCCATTCTTGCCTCCATCAGCAATTACTCAAATTATGCTAATTGCAAATCCTACCAAg GAAACAGtatcattaaaattcatgTTAAGTTATACAATGGACAATGAAACTTTCACAGAAATGGGTGAAGTAGAAAAGTTGCCTTTCATTTAA
- the LOC122567476 gene encoding ADP-ribosylation factor-binding protein GGA3 isoform X2, with protein MDVVVTTSLEALIQRVTNPQNQKPDIAATEAFCVMLTKEAEGIQIGTKLLALRIQSSNETEALQALALLDTCMNRCGPSFHAEVGKFRFLNEMIRLVSPKYLGGKTPVMVRQKVLQLLHTWTREYPKELKIKEAYEMLKKQGVIEDDSMSLNNTQEEGLKALKTKSTIFDDEEKSKLLQKLLQSKNPDDLQAANRLIKTMVREDERRVQLNSRRIMELESVHNNAKLLSEMLDSYNCNETSTEDLELMKELYQACERLKPIVLRLANETQDNEGMLSDVLAASDELEQVFEKYTAIIVHGKCVKPKTDSNISPYLLDLSSPMENVPLKSDDVNPMTTNHQSDMEVLGDIFSSLGKSEDSEISSVSDANLLMIESVMQPINVLSKNKKDELINTSEKKIDSKAKALEELNELGESLLKQSLSGIVLNSRVKLGSTSVKNDKLSDIHLKSGDNIPSHDDTNPQTIESNANEKIETNRCNNRSSVWDAASIIPSTENSVSPEPEIKPLTDINISLQDIKPGINPPMTVIEEKNGISVVLHFARDNPRQDVFVVVITTMSKNLKPLTNYLFQAVVPKKCKCRLQPPSGTGLPGHNPFLPPSAITQIMLIANPTKETVSLKFMLSYTMDNETFTEMGEVEKLPFI; from the exons ATGGATGTTGTTGTTACAACAAGTTTAGAAGCCCTGATAC AAAGGGTAACAAATCCCCAAAATCAAAAACCTGATATAGCTGCAACTGAAGCATTCTGTGTGATGCTCACTAAAGAAGCAGAAGGTATTCAAATTGGCACTAAATTATTAGCACTGCGTATTCAATCATCTAACGAGACTGAAGCACTTCAAGCTCTTGCT TTACTAGATACATGTATGAATAGATGTGGGCCATCTTTTCACGCAGAAGTTggtaaatttcgttttttaaatgaaatgattCGTTTAGTTTCACCAAAGTATCTAGGGGGCAAAACGCCAGTCATGGTACGCCAAAAAGTATTACAGTTGTTACATACATGGACAAGGGAGTATccaaaagaattaaaaattaaagaagcctatgaaatgttaaaaaaacaGGGTGTTATAGAA GATGATTCCATGTCTTTAAATAATACTCAAGAGGAAGGATTGAAAGCATTGAAAACTAAGAGTACGATATTTGATGATGAAGAGAAATCTAAATTGCTGCAGAAATTACTGCAAAGTAAAAATCCTGATGATTTACAAGCTGCaaatagattaattaaaactatgGTGAGAGAG GATGAAAGAAGAGTACAATTAAATTCACGTAGGATAATGGAACTAGAATCTGTTCATAACAATGCAAAATTATTGTCAGAAATGTTAGATTCGTATAACTGTAATGAAACTAGTACAGAAGATCTTGaattaatgaaagaattaTATCAGGCTTGTGAACGATTAAAACCAATTGTGCTCAGATTAGCAAATGAAACCCAAGATAACGAAGGAATGCTTA GTGATGTACTTGCTGCAAGTGATGAATTGGAACAAGTATTTGAGAAGTACACTGCTATTATAGTTCATGGTAAATGTGTGAAGCCTAAAACAGACTCCAATATCAGTCCgtatttattagatttatcTTCTCCAATGGAGAATGTTCCTCTTAAAAGTGATGATGTAAACCCAATGACCACAAATCATCAGTCAGATATGGAAGTTTTAGGAGATATCTTCAGTTCACTAGGGAAGTCTGAAGATTCAGAAATCTCTTCAGTTTCTGATGCAAATCTCTTAATGATCGAATCAGTCATGCAGCCAATTAAtgttttatctaaaaataagaaag ATGAATTAATCAACACatctgaaaagaaaattgacaGTAAAGCAAAAGCACTGGAGGAATTGAACGAATTGGGAGAGTCTTTGCTTAAACAAAGCTTATCAGGCATAGTATTGAATTCACGTGTAAAGTTAGGAAG TACAAGTGTAAAAAACGACAAACTGTCTGATATTCATCTTAAGTCAGGCGATAACATTCCATCTCACGATGATACAAATCCTCAAACCATCGAATCTAATGCAAATGAGAAGATCGAAACGAACCGATGTAACAATCGATCAAGTGTATGGGATGCTGCTTCAATAATACCGTCGACGGAAAACTCAGTTAGTCCCGAACCGGAGATTAAACCATTGACAGACATTAACATTAGCCTTCAAGATATTAAACCAG GTATTAATCCGCCTATGACAGTAATCGAAGAGAAGAACGGTATATCTGTTGTGCTTCATTTTGCTCGAGACAATCCAAGACAAGATGTGTTTGTCGTAGTGATTACGACAATGAGTAAAAATTTGAAGCCACTTACCAATTACTTGTTTCAAGCAGTGGTGCCAAAa aAATGTAAATGTAGACTACAGCCTCCTTCTGGAACAGGATTGCCTGGTCATAATCCATTCTTGCCTCCATCAGCAATTACTCAAATTATGCTAATTGCAAATCCTACCAAg GAAACAGtatcattaaaattcatgTTAAGTTATACAATGGACAATGAAACTTTCACAGAAATGGGTGAAGTAGAAAAGTTGCCTTTCATTTAA
- the LOC122567489 gene encoding target of rapamycin complex subunit lst8: protein MTVDGTNSNEQVILVTGGYDHTIKIWQPHTGVCQRTAEHTDSQVNALDITPDKYLIAAAGYQHIRMYDLVSNNPNPIINYEGVSKNITGLGFQEEGKWMYTGGEDCSARIWDLRSSSFQCQRIFQVSAPVNCVCLHPNQAELIVGDQSGVIHLWDLRSDHNEQLIPEAEASVQDVAIDQDGTYMAAVNNKGHCYIWTLTGGVGDEPTRLNPRHKLSAHKRYALRCKFSPDSTLLVTTSADQTARVWKTTDFSEVQVLQHEAKRWVWDAAFSADSQYIFTASSDGVARLWNVSTGVVEREYQGHQKAVTALAFRDEVLSVS from the exons atgaCTGTGGATGGTACTAACAGTAATGAGCAAGTTATTCTTGTAACGGGTGGCTATGATCACACTATCAAAATATGGCAACCTCACACAGGAGTTTGCCAACGAACTGCAGAACACACAGATTCG CAAGTCAATGCTTTAGACATAACTCCAGATAAATATCTAATAGCTGCTGCCGGATATCAACATATAAGGATGTATGACTTGGTTTCGAACAATCCAAatccaattattaattatgaagGAGTGTCAAAGAATATTACAGGTTTAGGTTTCCAg GAAGAAGGGAAATGGATGTATACTGGTGGTGAAGACTGTTCAGCACGAATTTGGGATCTCAG GTCAAGTAGCTTTCAATGCCAACGAATATTTCAAGTGTCAGCTCCTGTAAACTGTGTTTGTCTGCATCCGAATCAAGCAGAACTTATTGTTGGTGATCAAAGCGGTGTTATACATTTGTGGGATTTACGTTCGGATCATAACGAACAATTG ATACCAGAAGCTGAAGCGTCTGTGCAAGACGTTGCGATTGATCAAGATGGTACATATATGGCAGCAGTGAACAACAAAGGCCACTGTTATATTTGGACACTTACCGGGGGTGTAGGCGATGAACCTACCCGTCTTAATCCTCGTCACAAACTTTCAGCACACAAACGTTACGCACTTCGATGCAAATTTAGCCCCGATTCtac ACTTTTAGTGACTACATCTGCTGATCAGACTGCTCGAGTTTGGAAAACTACAGATTTCTCGGAAGTACAAGTACTTCAACATGAGGCAAAACGATGGGTCTGGGATGCTGCATTTAGTGCAGATTCACAATACATATTTACTG CTTCGTCCGATGGTGTTGCAAGATTATGGAATGTATCAACAGGAGTAGTAGAACGAGAATATCAGGGTCACCAAAAAGCAGTTACTGCTCTTGCATTTCGTGATGAAGTACTTTCCGTTTCCTAA